Below is a genomic region from Gemmatimonadota bacterium.
ATCTCTTTTCCAAGCGCGGCGATGATTGTACCCGATGGCGAATGCGAAGCCGTAGGCCGCGCCGCGCACGCTGTGATCGACGAGGCGAAAGCCGCCGGTGTTTACGTCTTCGGCGGCGGAATCGACGAAGACGTACCGCCCGTGCTCGTCTCTGCCGACGGCACGGTTGCAACGGGCGGCTATCCCTGGGCGCCCAAGCTCGACGGCGGCTTCACCGTGTTGGAGCTGCCTTCGCGCGATGAGGCCATCGTGTGGGCGGCGCGCATCGCCAGGGCCTGTCGCTGCGACCAGGAACTGCGCGTCTTCGGGTTCGACCCGCAGTCCTGAGGTCAGTGTAAGAACCGGGGTCAGAGTACAATTTCCGGGAACCAACCGCGGGCGCGCGGAAATTGTACTCTGACCCCGGTTTTACGTGGTACGTCTGGCGCGAAGCTTCAGCCACAATCCGCGCGCCGAGAGGATCGCGGTGAACCAACCCGTCGCACTGAGTGCGAACAGCGTCCATACGAAAAAGAAGCCGCCGTTCTTGGGGACTATACCACCCTTCGAGTGCATGACGATCATCGCTGCCCCAGCCAAACCACCAAGCAGCATGATGACGTACCCCAGCGCCCGATCGGACAACATGAGCGTCCCGTAGAGCCACACGACGAAGATGATGACCGGAATGGGGAATGCGACCGCTCCGTCGGGCTGCAGGAGTACGTCGTCCGTCAGGTGAAACATGACGAGGAGAAGCGTGAGCAACGATGCGACGGTCAGCATGACGCTTGGTTTCATCGGGCGCTCCGGGCGTAATGGTTTACCTGATCGGGATCATGTCCTGCGCTGTGCGGCAAGTCACTGCACCCTGGCGAGATAGCTCGCCAGGGTGTCTGGGAAAGCGGCTTCAACGGTGCAACGAATCGAGTCGTTGCGCCAGACGATAAATGCCATTGGCTGGTTTCAATAAAGTCTGCCCTGATCCCGTATTTCGCCTACCGCCCTCCGCGCTCCGGCCGGCCACCAGCATTCCACGCCGGCTTGAAGTCGCTCGTCGCGAGCCACCGCAGTGGATCGATCAGACTCTGAATCGCAGACGTCATGAAAGGAATGTTGAGATTCGAAAACTCATCATCCGGCTGATGATAGGTCGGTGGTGTTCCCCAACCTGCTGCGGTGTGCGCCACTACTCCCTTCAGCGCGAGCGCATAGTTGTCCGAGCGCTCGAAGAAGTGCT
It encodes:
- a CDS encoding transcription initiation protein encodes the protein MAKYLISFPSAAMIVPDGECEAVGRAAHAVIDEAKAAGVYVFGGGIDEDVPPVLVSADGTVATGGYPWAPKLDGGFTVLELPSRDEAIVWAARIARACRCDQELRVFGFDPQS